In Dermatophilus congolensis, a genomic segment contains:
- a CDS encoding lysine N(6)-hydroxylase/L-ornithine N(5)-oxygenase family protein — MFTPDPSESHTPTQNSHAPHQESNRSTAVYDVIGIGFGPGNLGLAIALNEGTGIKAMFLEKQNEFRWHDGMLLPGTTMQISFLKDLVTMRNPESRYTFINYLKEHDRLPDFINRQTFTPERVEFSDYLRWVATNLDADVRYGRTVTALDHAIDDAPNGARFTITAEGPDGPEIHYARTVVVASGLEERLPEWALGAELAGSGRVFHNHRLLDHLAALPEGLPRSALVVGAGQSAAEVIAYLHDAGANVEAAFHGYGFAPADDSPFANRVFDPAAVDDFYHACEDVRRDLVQRHRYTNYACVDESLIADLYNREYREQVTGEHRLNFHRATRVMHARLAEDGRVEVILRNRIDGTEHTTHVDAVVCATGFRSRGLSGLAPSLIGTETPQVSRDHHVIVNGREVPGLFIQGATESSHGLSATLLSTIAVRAGELCQALRADLQEENPNHVHTEQSVLATR; from the coding sequence GTGTTTACCCCTGACCCAAGCGAATCCCACACACCTACGCAAAACAGCCACGCCCCCCACCAAGAATCCAACCGCTCCACCGCGGTATACGACGTCATCGGCATTGGTTTTGGACCAGGTAACCTCGGGCTAGCCATCGCCCTGAACGAAGGAACAGGCATCAAAGCCATGTTCCTCGAAAAACAAAACGAATTCCGTTGGCACGACGGCATGCTTCTGCCCGGGACCACCATGCAGATCTCCTTCCTCAAAGATCTCGTGACAATGCGTAACCCCGAAAGCCGCTACACCTTCATCAACTACCTGAAAGAACACGACCGACTCCCAGACTTCATCAACCGACAAACATTCACCCCCGAACGCGTCGAATTCTCCGACTACCTACGTTGGGTAGCCACCAACCTCGACGCCGACGTCCGCTACGGCCGAACAGTCACCGCACTCGACCACGCCATTGACGACGCCCCCAACGGAGCCCGCTTCACCATCACCGCAGAAGGTCCTGATGGGCCCGAAATCCACTACGCCCGCACCGTCGTCGTAGCCAGCGGCCTAGAAGAACGACTTCCCGAATGGGCACTAGGAGCTGAACTAGCCGGATCCGGAAGGGTGTTCCACAACCACCGCCTACTAGACCACCTCGCCGCACTACCAGAAGGCCTGCCACGCAGCGCACTCGTCGTCGGCGCAGGCCAATCCGCCGCTGAAGTCATCGCATACCTGCACGACGCCGGAGCCAACGTCGAGGCAGCATTCCACGGGTACGGATTCGCACCAGCCGACGACAGCCCCTTCGCCAACCGCGTCTTCGACCCCGCAGCAGTCGACGACTTCTACCACGCCTGCGAAGACGTACGCCGCGACCTAGTACAACGACACCGATACACCAACTACGCCTGCGTCGACGAAAGCCTCATCGCCGACCTGTACAACCGTGAATACCGCGAACAAGTCACCGGCGAACACCGACTGAACTTCCACCGCGCCACCCGCGTCATGCACGCACGCCTAGCCGAAGATGGCCGCGTCGAAGTCATCCTCCGCAACCGGATCGACGGCACCGAACACACCACACACGTCGACGCCGTCGTCTGCGCCACCGGATTCCGCTCCCGCGGCCTCAGCGGACTGGCCCCCAGTCTCATCGGCACCGAAACTCCCCAGGTCTCCCGAGACCACCACGTCATCGTCAACGGACGCGAAGTACCCGGGTTGTTCATCCAAGGCGCCACCGAAAGCAGCCATGGCCTCTCCGCCACCCTGCTATCCACCATCGCCGTACGCGCCGGAGAACTTTGCCAAGCACTACGCGCCGACCTACAAGAAGAAAACCCCAACCACGTACACACCGAACAGTCAGTGCTCGCCACGCGCTGA
- a CDS encoding ATP-binding cassette domain-containing protein, producing MSLGGTGVPERARAREILLTPLRRQRWTFLGAGALLCLYQVAEASVPLLLGWIVDHVLEQRSVWAPLLSVSALGVAIFTVSWSWRTAFRFLQAATARRTEELRDEIATSVIASRPSRGEVNGDDLVTVAGEDAGHAADIMEILAVAASALVGILFCAGVLAYIDLALGAMVLGGTAAVLTVLHIISGRIASWGQEHQRLLAVATARVGDLLRGLRPLAGIGGRGAAYQGYRRLSSDAREQAEGLAKLGGVSEMVTTLTSTLLVGLVGVAAGYRALAGDISIGELITVVGLTQFVADPAQQLCRMPQYVAAARASARRLAAVGEPTPMVQGRDLPAAGEVAAIGAWNGEQKWSASEGQLTVVYCSSGHAAEVVEALRAGVDAVPMQCHVQVRGVPTQEADLEQLRGLVLAEARHPQILQGTVGQALVPTGRFAGKETEPDEPSELCSRLRLDDVTVGSALEREVAERGIDLSGGQRQRLALGRALAADPDILVLVDPTSAVDAVTARSISLLLAEKRSGRTTVVLCAGPEWVTVADRVEHMSM from the coding sequence ATGAGTTTGGGAGGCACTGGCGTGCCCGAGCGTGCCCGAGCACGAGAAATCCTGCTCACCCCCCTGCGCCGTCAAAGGTGGACGTTCCTAGGAGCCGGTGCGCTCCTGTGCCTGTATCAGGTGGCAGAAGCGTCAGTTCCGCTGCTGCTGGGGTGGATCGTCGATCATGTACTTGAGCAGCGCAGCGTGTGGGCTCCGCTGTTGTCAGTGTCCGCGCTGGGCGTAGCTATTTTCACCGTCTCGTGGTCCTGGCGCACCGCTTTCCGTTTTTTGCAGGCTGCTACGGCTCGCCGCACTGAAGAACTGCGCGACGAAATTGCTACCAGCGTCATCGCATCTCGCCCCTCCCGCGGTGAGGTTAACGGGGATGACTTGGTGACAGTGGCAGGTGAGGACGCCGGTCACGCTGCCGACATCATGGAAATCCTTGCGGTGGCCGCTTCTGCCCTGGTAGGGATTCTTTTCTGTGCCGGTGTGCTGGCGTATATCGACCTCGCGCTAGGAGCGATGGTGCTTGGCGGCACGGCTGCGGTGCTTACAGTCCTGCATATCATCTCAGGACGCATTGCCTCCTGGGGGCAAGAGCATCAACGTCTCTTAGCGGTGGCTACTGCTCGCGTAGGTGACCTGCTGCGGGGGCTGCGCCCGTTGGCTGGAATTGGTGGTAGAGGGGCCGCTTATCAGGGATACCGACGGTTATCTTCCGACGCGCGTGAGCAGGCCGAAGGGCTCGCCAAGCTTGGCGGGGTGAGCGAGATGGTGACCACCTTGACCAGCACTCTTCTTGTTGGTCTTGTGGGGGTGGCTGCAGGTTACCGAGCCCTAGCTGGTGATATTTCGATCGGTGAACTCATCACGGTCGTTGGCTTGACCCAATTTGTGGCAGATCCAGCTCAACAGCTGTGCCGAATGCCGCAGTATGTAGCAGCCGCGCGGGCTTCAGCCCGGCGCCTGGCCGCGGTGGGGGAGCCCACTCCGATGGTGCAGGGACGTGACTTGCCTGCTGCTGGAGAAGTAGCCGCGATTGGCGCTTGGAATGGCGAGCAGAAGTGGTCTGCCTCCGAAGGGCAACTCACTGTGGTGTATTGCTCCTCTGGACATGCCGCAGAAGTAGTAGAGGCGTTGCGTGCAGGTGTTGATGCGGTACCGATGCAGTGTCATGTGCAGGTGCGTGGCGTGCCAACACAGGAAGCAGATCTAGAGCAGCTGCGGGGCCTCGTCCTTGCCGAGGCGAGGCATCCGCAGATCTTGCAGGGGACGGTGGGGCAGGCCCTTGTCCCCACTGGCCGGTTTGCTGGCAAAGAAACTGAGCCTGATGAACCTTCCGAGTTGTGTAGCCGGTTGCGCCTGGATGATGTGACGGTTGGTTCGGCATTGGAACGAGAGGTGGCTGAGCGGGGGATCGATCTTTCTGGTGGCCAACGGCAGCGGCTGGCATTGGGGAGGGCATTGGCTGCTGACCCAGACATTTTGGTTTTGGTGGATCCGACCTCTGCTGTTGATGCCGTGACGGCGCGGAGCATTTCGCTGCTGCTGGCTGAGAAACGTTCAGGCAGAACCACAGTGGTTCTTTGTGCCGGGCCGGAGTGGGTGACGGTGGCGGATCGAGTTGAGCACATGTCCATGTAA
- a CDS encoding ABC transporter ATP-binding protein, with protein MGVPSNERLPVVTAAQATTELVRSLKNRPLLAAGASLALLGGAALAVGPVFLLGRIVDLIRAGNGAQTLPGLLSIIITCALGAGLLNGLGHTLLGTLAARVVAELRERVTHATLSLPVATLENAGRGDTLSRVGPDVAVLSSASRGALPTVLGASLMIFVALVGMATLDVRLALAGMAAGPMYVLAVRWYLPRAAPRYRELRHLEAEYLNDVVGTVEAVHTLRSYGLEKQRRRQLTDSAAAVRRQAIDSFSVFTRFVARENRAEFIGLAALILMGWLLLRAEQVTVGDVAAATLLFHRLFTPIGAILAVTDDIQKAGAALVRLVGVMRLAADAEPAQPGREKETAVEIRVQGLHHRYPAVEHPAVDGVDLHIPAGSTLALVGATGAGKTTLASLLAGSLHPTEGEITLNGRSIAEFDESQLRALVSVATQESHVFAGTLRDDLRLADPTADDTTLHDALKTVGVQEWVQSLPEGLDTRVGEGGVIPDPALAQQLALARILVRDTPVVVLDEATAEAGSAEAGVLEAASQAVTAGRTAVVVAHRLDQVCAADAIAVMADGRVIEHGTHEKLLAAGGRYAELWDAWSTGREEEMR; from the coding sequence GTGGGAGTCCCCTCCAACGAGCGCCTGCCAGTCGTCACCGCTGCACAGGCAACCACCGAACTGGTCCGATCACTTAAAAACCGTCCACTCCTAGCGGCCGGGGCTTCCCTAGCCCTACTGGGTGGCGCCGCGTTGGCAGTAGGGCCAGTGTTCCTGCTTGGCCGAATCGTTGACCTCATCCGTGCAGGTAACGGAGCACAAACCCTGCCTGGACTACTGAGCATCATCATTACCTGTGCCCTGGGGGCAGGTCTGCTCAACGGTCTGGGGCACACCCTCCTGGGTACCCTGGCCGCTCGTGTTGTCGCTGAACTACGCGAACGCGTCACCCATGCCACACTCAGCCTGCCTGTGGCCACCCTCGAAAACGCAGGACGAGGCGACACACTCTCTCGCGTAGGCCCCGACGTTGCAGTTCTATCCTCGGCCTCTCGCGGCGCTCTACCCACCGTCTTAGGTGCCTCGCTGATGATCTTCGTGGCACTGGTAGGTATGGCAACCCTTGACGTGCGGCTCGCTCTTGCTGGAATGGCTGCCGGGCCGATGTACGTTCTGGCAGTGCGTTGGTACCTACCACGGGCCGCGCCTCGCTACCGGGAACTGCGGCACCTAGAAGCCGAATACCTCAACGACGTAGTAGGCACAGTCGAGGCGGTGCACACACTGCGCTCCTACGGACTGGAAAAACAACGCCGCCGCCAGCTAACCGACTCCGCTGCTGCAGTGCGTCGTCAAGCCATCGATAGCTTCTCGGTGTTCACGCGGTTCGTTGCCAGAGAAAACCGCGCCGAATTCATCGGGCTGGCAGCGCTGATCCTCATGGGGTGGCTACTGCTACGCGCTGAGCAAGTCACCGTCGGCGATGTTGCTGCCGCGACCTTGCTATTCCATCGCTTATTTACCCCTATTGGTGCAATTCTAGCCGTTACTGACGACATACAAAAAGCAGGTGCAGCGCTCGTGCGTCTTGTCGGCGTGATGCGCCTGGCTGCAGACGCCGAGCCCGCGCAACCTGGCCGAGAAAAAGAAACAGCAGTAGAGATACGCGTACAGGGGCTTCATCACCGCTACCCCGCAGTAGAACATCCCGCAGTCGATGGTGTAGACCTGCATATCCCTGCCGGGAGCACTCTGGCCCTCGTCGGAGCCACTGGAGCCGGTAAAACCACCCTGGCCTCGCTGCTTGCAGGCAGTTTGCATCCCACTGAAGGTGAAATCACCCTTAATGGTCGCTCTATCGCCGAATTCGATGAGTCCCAGCTGCGCGCGTTGGTAAGCGTCGCCACTCAGGAAAGCCACGTTTTCGCTGGCACTTTGCGCGATGACCTACGGCTAGCAGATCCAACAGCCGATGACACCACGCTCCATGACGCACTGAAAACTGTTGGCGTTCAAGAGTGGGTGCAGTCCCTACCCGAAGGCCTAGACACCCGCGTCGGTGAAGGTGGGGTCATCCCCGACCCTGCGCTGGCCCAGCAACTTGCCCTCGCTCGAATCCTCGTGCGTGACACACCAGTCGTCGTGCTTGACGAAGCAACTGCTGAAGCCGGATCAGCCGAAGCTGGAGTACTGGAAGCAGCCTCGCAAGCAGTCACGGCTGGTCGCACTGCCGTAGTGGTGGCGCATCGGCTCGATCAGGTTTGCGCCGCTGATGCCATCGCTGTCATGGCAGACGGTCGGGTTATCGAACACGGCACGCATGAAAAGCTTCTCGCTGCAGGTGGACGCTACGCCGAACTGTGGGATGCATGGAGCACCGGACGGGAAGAGGAAATGCGATGA
- a CDS encoding MbtH family protein: MADNPFDDASGSFYVLTNTEGQHSLWPIFADVPAGWNIVHGAPEGTSREAALEYIEAHWTDLRPQRIGA, translated from the coding sequence ATGGCCGACAACCCCTTCGACGACGCATCCGGCAGCTTCTACGTCCTCACCAACACCGAGGGGCAACACTCCCTATGGCCAATCTTCGCCGACGTACCCGCGGGCTGGAACATAGTCCACGGAGCACCTGAAGGCACCTCCCGCGAAGCTGCCCTGGAATACATCGAAGCTCACTGGACAGATCTGCGCCCACAGCGCATCGGCGCCTAA
- a CDS encoding ABC transporter ATP-binding protein — protein sequence MTLTAIAQTVTPALRASGISVGYRGNTVVKDCDLEIRPGVMTAILGPNGCGKSTLLKSLARLIPTSSGSIELDGQPLASLSGRELARRLAMLTQTPTAPEGIRVADLVALGRHPYRSWMLQWSSSDAEAVREAMALTGVSELADRRLDALSGGQRQRAWIAMVLAQQTDVLLLDEPTTSLDLARSLDLLDLVDRLHADHGRTVVMVLHDLALACRYCDDLVMMRDGCIIARGEPQEIVTEELLFEVFGLRSRVIEDPVSGRPLIVPVGERHSERIASI from the coding sequence ATGACTCTTACCGCCATTGCCCAGACGGTTACTCCCGCGCTGCGTGCCAGCGGCATCAGCGTCGGTTACCGCGGAAACACTGTGGTCAAAGACTGCGATCTGGAGATCCGTCCCGGAGTCATGACGGCCATTCTTGGACCAAATGGGTGCGGCAAATCCACACTGCTCAAATCCCTGGCTCGACTGATCCCCACCAGCAGCGGATCCATCGAACTCGACGGCCAGCCGCTGGCATCTCTGTCAGGACGAGAACTGGCACGACGGTTGGCGATGCTGACCCAAACCCCCACCGCCCCAGAAGGGATCCGAGTAGCCGACCTGGTTGCTCTCGGACGTCACCCCTACCGGTCCTGGATGCTACAGTGGTCCAGCAGCGATGCCGAGGCGGTACGTGAAGCGATGGCCCTCACTGGCGTCAGTGAGCTAGCAGACCGGCGCCTGGATGCCCTCTCCGGCGGTCAACGGCAGCGTGCATGGATTGCGATGGTGCTCGCCCAACAAACAGACGTGCTGCTCCTGGATGAACCCACCACCAGCCTGGATTTAGCTCGCAGTCTGGATTTGCTGGACCTCGTGGACCGGCTGCACGCCGACCATGGCCGCACTGTCGTCATGGTGCTACATGACCTCGCACTGGCATGCCGCTACTGCGACGACCTGGTGATGATGCGCGATGGGTGCATCATCGCTCGCGGAGAACCTCAGGAGATCGTCACCGAAGAGCTCCTGTTCGAGGTTTTCGGACTCCGTAGTCGAGTGATCGAGGATCCCGTTTCGGGCAGGCCGTTAATTGTTCCTGTGGGTGAACGGCACAGCGAACGGATCGCGTCCATCTGA
- a CDS encoding FecCD family ABC transporter permease, which translates to MSTITDSRLRPGELIWPLPRTRIRVRTVLVCAALGVLVTAMSILTLGQGTYPLTPVEVVTALTGNGPEIHHIIVVEWRLPRTLVAVLVGCALGAAGSITQTLARNALASPDLLGITMGSSVAVVTVLALIPGPMLLATGALASIAVPLAALVGGLIAAGVVWLLTLPGGTDTSRLVLTGVGITTLCSATVSAVLASSDVHQASEAVAWLAGTLDGRQWQHAAPAAICLITGLILLTASATAMQVLPLGDDTARSLGVPIGRSQALAWVAAVVMTAGAVAAAGPIGFVALAAPQVARLLLASPTPPAVAGGLCGAVMVPGCDLISQHILAGTVPVGVVTAAAGAPFFIALLVHANKKVTS; encoded by the coding sequence ATGAGTACCATCACAGACTCACGCCTTCGCCCCGGTGAACTGATATGGCCGCTACCACGCACCCGGATCCGAGTGCGCACAGTGCTCGTCTGCGCCGCCTTGGGCGTTCTCGTCACTGCCATGTCGATCCTGACGCTAGGGCAGGGCACATACCCACTCACCCCCGTTGAAGTCGTCACTGCGCTGACCGGCAACGGCCCCGAAATTCACCACATCATCGTCGTGGAATGGAGGCTGCCCCGAACACTGGTCGCAGTGCTGGTTGGTTGCGCTCTTGGCGCCGCAGGATCTATCACCCAGACGCTGGCACGTAATGCGCTAGCCAGCCCTGACCTTTTGGGGATCACCATGGGATCCTCAGTGGCTGTCGTGACAGTGCTGGCTCTCATTCCTGGCCCCATGCTCCTGGCAACAGGGGCGCTCGCAAGCATCGCGGTACCGCTAGCTGCACTGGTCGGTGGGTTGATTGCAGCCGGGGTGGTATGGCTGCTGACCTTGCCTGGAGGCACCGACACCTCCCGCCTCGTGCTCACCGGAGTAGGGATCACCACCTTGTGCTCAGCGACAGTCTCCGCTGTGCTGGCCAGCTCCGATGTGCACCAAGCCAGCGAAGCAGTGGCCTGGCTGGCCGGAACCCTCGATGGGCGACAGTGGCAGCATGCAGCCCCGGCAGCCATCTGCCTCATCACCGGACTCATCCTGCTGACTGCTTCCGCGACAGCAATGCAGGTCTTGCCGCTGGGAGATGACACAGCCCGCTCTCTAGGGGTGCCTATCGGACGTAGCCAAGCACTGGCCTGGGTGGCCGCCGTTGTCATGACAGCTGGAGCGGTCGCCGCCGCTGGTCCTATCGGATTCGTTGCCCTGGCCGCCCCCCAAGTCGCTCGCCTTCTCCTGGCCAGCCCCACACCGCCAGCAGTGGCCGGCGGGCTCTGCGGGGCGGTCATGGTGCCCGGATGTGACCTGATCAGCCAGCACATTCTCGCCGGAACCGTCCCGGTCGGGGTGGTCACAGCTGCCGCAGGTGCACCGTTCTTCATTGCACTTTTGGTTCACGCTAACAAGAAGGTCACGTCATGA
- a CDS encoding FecCD family ABC transporter permease, protein MQWSGSRLTGAALLVVGVLCAVVFSIFVGTRPTTIGEILTALGRPWDASTDIGAIVWSQRLPRTLLGLAVGASMALAGALIQGHTRNPLADPGILGISQGAAFAVVLGVFVFGATSTDVLVWFALLGAIFAAVTVFAISSIGTGAASPLTLVLVGAATTALFNALTTTIILRDQAGLNELRQWNTGSLTGRDLSVLAAVAPFLLVGAALAFLSAPTLNVLGAGDDIASSLGVNVPVARLLGLTGVTLLAGAATAAAGPIVFVGLVVPHAVRLLVGTNQCWIMPMSALAGALLMVLADVFGRILTRPSEIPGGIVIAFIGVPVFLALVRRRSVATT, encoded by the coding sequence ATGCAGTGGTCAGGGAGCAGGCTTACCGGAGCGGCGCTCCTCGTGGTGGGTGTTCTTTGTGCAGTGGTTTTTTCCATTTTTGTCGGCACGCGACCGACAACAATCGGTGAGATTCTTACCGCTCTAGGGCGTCCGTGGGACGCTAGCACCGACATCGGTGCCATTGTGTGGAGCCAGCGGCTACCTCGCACACTTCTTGGCCTGGCTGTGGGGGCATCCATGGCTTTGGCTGGAGCGCTCATTCAAGGGCACACCCGTAACCCGCTGGCTGATCCAGGCATCTTGGGCATCAGCCAAGGCGCAGCGTTCGCGGTAGTGCTGGGAGTGTTCGTCTTCGGCGCCACAAGCACCGACGTGCTCGTATGGTTCGCCCTGCTCGGCGCGATCTTCGCTGCCGTGACCGTGTTCGCCATCTCCTCAATCGGCACCGGAGCTGCCTCACCGCTGACGCTCGTGCTCGTTGGCGCCGCCACGACCGCCCTGTTCAACGCCCTCACCACCACGATTATCCTGCGTGACCAGGCAGGGTTGAACGAGCTACGCCAATGGAACACCGGCTCTTTGACCGGCCGAGACTTATCAGTGCTCGCCGCCGTAGCGCCTTTCCTTCTCGTAGGGGCAGCGCTGGCCTTCCTCTCAGCCCCCACGCTGAATGTCCTGGGCGCAGGTGATGACATCGCTAGCTCCTTGGGCGTCAACGTGCCGGTGGCGCGACTGCTGGGCCTGACCGGCGTCACCCTTCTGGCAGGAGCCGCCACCGCAGCCGCTGGCCCCATTGTTTTCGTCGGGCTCGTTGTCCCGCACGCCGTACGGCTGCTCGTGGGAACCAATCAGTGCTGGATCATGCCGATGAGTGCCCTGGCCGGAGCGCTGCTCATGGTCCTCGCCGACGTATTCGGGCGCATCCTCACCCGCCCCTCCGAGATCCCTGGCGGCATCGTCATCGCCTTCATTGGAGTTCCCGTGTTTCTCGCCCTAGTGCGCCGTCGATCGGTCGCGACGACATGA
- a CDS encoding cytochrome P450, whose protein sequence is MNDGAGGTGCPFTGMRKTIREAEATLPDAPRIEQIDGVWHVRSLPAVREVLRSGRTTVQAGFNAESVRSSWMRRPILYVDGEEHRQQRAKLARYFAPKTVDSRYRDFMNVRAQEIVARIEQLGREGEVDLAEPAMRFSVEVAAQVIGLGGADMRGMSARMERFFAIPALGAQGGVDPLVAPPSRLMSLRGSISVIDFFVQDVRPAVRQRRAQPRNDVISHCIEQGYTDAEILTECVTYAAAGMVTTREFISMATWHMLSDAALREQFLADVSAAGTKNRYAILEEILRLEPVVGHLYRRTLSAITICDGEDKYEIPENALLDLYIRAVNADPDHVGESPMGICPGRPLPSRTGGEVLSFGDGGHKCPGQHVALQESDEFLTRLLQLPLRLVSEPKIGWADLISGYEVRNLRLRVG, encoded by the coding sequence ATGAATGATGGTGCAGGTGGGACAGGATGTCCTTTCACCGGGATGCGTAAGACGATCCGGGAAGCGGAGGCAACGCTTCCTGATGCACCGCGAATTGAGCAGATTGATGGGGTGTGGCATGTGCGTTCCCTGCCTGCTGTACGGGAGGTGCTGCGCTCAGGGCGCACCACCGTACAGGCAGGGTTCAACGCTGAAAGTGTGAGGTCTTCGTGGATGCGCCGCCCGATTCTGTACGTAGACGGTGAAGAACATCGCCAGCAGCGGGCCAAGCTAGCTCGGTATTTCGCGCCCAAAACGGTCGATAGCCGGTACCGGGATTTCATGAATGTGCGAGCCCAAGAGATCGTTGCGCGGATTGAGCAGTTGGGGCGAGAAGGTGAAGTGGATTTAGCTGAGCCAGCTATGCGGTTCTCTGTGGAGGTGGCTGCCCAAGTAATTGGTTTGGGTGGGGCAGATATGCGGGGAATGTCGGCGCGGATGGAGCGCTTCTTTGCCATTCCGGCATTGGGGGCTCAAGGTGGTGTGGATCCGTTGGTGGCCCCGCCGAGCAGGTTGATGTCGCTGCGGGGATCAATATCGGTGATTGATTTCTTTGTACAGGATGTACGCCCCGCAGTGCGTCAACGGCGAGCTCAGCCACGCAACGATGTGATCAGTCACTGCATTGAGCAGGGATACACCGACGCAGAGATTTTGACCGAATGCGTGACGTACGCAGCGGCGGGAATGGTGACAACGCGTGAGTTCATCTCGATGGCGACGTGGCACATGCTCAGCGATGCTGCATTACGGGAACAATTCTTAGCGGATGTCTCTGCTGCTGGGACGAAAAATAGGTACGCGATCCTGGAAGAAATCTTGCGGTTGGAGCCGGTGGTGGGGCACCTGTATCGGCGCACGCTTTCAGCGATCACGATCTGCGATGGCGAGGATAAATATGAGATTCCGGAGAATGCGTTGCTGGATCTGTACATTCGTGCGGTCAATGCTGATCCGGATCATGTCGGAGAATCCCCAATGGGCATATGCCCTGGACGTCCGCTGCCATCGCGCACCGGTGGTGAGGTGCTCAGTTTTGGTGATGGGGGACATAAATGCCCTGGGCAGCATGTTGCTTTGCAGGAATCAGATGAGTTTTTGACGCGTTTGCTGCAATTGCCGTTGCGGCTTGTCTCCGAACCGAAGATTGGGTGGGCTGACCTCATTTCGGGGTATGAGGTGCGGAATCTGCGGCTGCGAGTGGGGTAG
- a CDS encoding aminoacyl-tRNA hydrolase, translating into MTVDSALAPLMSLYCEKTAHTSPESGPDEEASEHIRAIQLIINLPKDPDLAPGWHAALAASASACAALCLDARAEPEGEWFDAVHSYSQGHIRKVTRRARGAHWQAVQDFAGVGVVHGTTHVRALVPGLVQELDKRVAKLQVGGTDFPVNDQSVVVRSGEGDGRIVAADGPVVTVHVAAGNTAPVMSAGKLMAQAGHAGMLTAAALAATNIDLARRWFEGGCATRVVRSGQQQWAQLSQVVRDPYRAWGEHRLVGVRDAGFTEVEPGTTTAIAALRETGA; encoded by the coding sequence ATGACCGTCGACAGCGCTTTGGCTCCTCTTATGTCCCTCTACTGTGAAAAAACCGCTCACACCTCCCCTGAGTCTGGCCCTGATGAAGAAGCCTCCGAACACATCCGCGCCATCCAACTCATCATCAATCTCCCTAAAGATCCGGATCTTGCTCCCGGCTGGCACGCTGCACTGGCAGCATCGGCGAGCGCTTGCGCTGCCTTGTGTTTGGATGCTCGTGCTGAGCCGGAGGGCGAGTGGTTCGATGCTGTGCATTCCTACAGCCAAGGGCATATCCGTAAGGTGACTAGACGCGCTCGAGGAGCTCACTGGCAGGCGGTGCAGGATTTCGCCGGTGTTGGTGTTGTTCACGGAACAACACACGTGCGGGCTTTGGTGCCGGGGCTGGTGCAGGAGCTGGATAAACGGGTAGCGAAGCTGCAGGTGGGCGGGACTGATTTTCCGGTCAATGACCAGAGTGTGGTGGTGCGCTCCGGTGAAGGGGATGGCCGCATAGTGGCTGCAGATGGGCCTGTAGTCACAGTGCATGTTGCGGCTGGGAACACAGCGCCGGTGATGTCTGCGGGCAAGCTCATGGCGCAGGCTGGGCATGCCGGGATGTTGACGGCGGCGGCGTTGGCGGCCACGAATATTGACTTGGCTCGGCGTTGGTTCGAGGGTGGGTGCGCTACCCGTGTTGTTCGTAGCGGGCAGCAGCAGTGGGCGCAGTTGAGCCAGGTTGTGCGCGACCCGTATCGAGCCTGGGGTGAACATCGACTTGTGGGGGTCAGGGATGCTGGGTTCACTGAGGTTGAGCCGGGCACTACAACAGCGATCGCGGCTTTGCGTGAAACGGGTGCATGA